A single window of Methylacidimicrobium sp. AP8 DNA harbors:
- the atpD gene encoding F0F1 ATP synthase subunit beta — translation MAPAADDGPHSPPSPAVVGRIVEVHGPVVDIECDRLPPIHWCLRTCFDHECYTFEVHQHLDAHHVRAITLHSTAGLRRGMPVEDGGGFLRVPASRACLGRLVNVFGEPLDGKEPIAATEYRNIVQDPPPISEMIGAKEILRTGLKVIDLLCPFVKGGKTGLFGGAGVGKTVLMMEFMHAVASIYQGVSVFAGVGERIREGHELWHSMQEAGVMEQTLMVFGQMNESPGVRFRVGLTALAYAEYLRDTLQKEVLFLMDNLFRFVQAGSEVSGLLGRMPAMVGYQPTLLTEVAELEDRIVSTQRGNITAVQAVYVPADDMTDPAVMAILSHLDTVVILSRGQAAKGFYPAVDPLLSTSRMMDRAFLGDRHYRIAVEVRKVLARYKELEDIINLLGMEELSEEDRKTVLRARKLQRYLTQPFFTTATHTGIPGQSVPLEEVLDDCEAFLRGDWDGLTEEQCYMRGSMKEQKKEERKKGA, via the coding sequence ATGGCGCCTGCCGCCGACGATGGACCCCATTCTCCTCCTTCGCCGGCGGTCGTCGGTCGGATCGTGGAGGTCCACGGGCCGGTGGTCGATATCGAATGCGATCGCCTGCCCCCCATTCACTGGTGCCTGCGGACCTGCTTCGATCACGAATGCTACACCTTCGAGGTCCACCAGCACCTCGATGCGCATCATGTCCGGGCGATCACCCTCCATTCGACGGCAGGCCTGCGCCGGGGCATGCCGGTAGAGGACGGGGGCGGCTTTCTCCGGGTTCCCGCCTCGCGGGCGTGCCTGGGACGGCTGGTCAACGTCTTCGGGGAGCCGCTCGACGGGAAGGAGCCGATCGCCGCGACCGAGTACCGGAACATCGTCCAGGACCCGCCCCCGATTTCGGAGATGATCGGGGCGAAGGAGATCCTGCGGACCGGTCTCAAGGTCATCGACCTGCTCTGCCCGTTTGTCAAGGGAGGCAAGACCGGGCTCTTCGGCGGAGCGGGCGTGGGTAAGACGGTGCTCATGATGGAGTTCATGCATGCCGTCGCTTCCATCTACCAAGGCGTGTCGGTCTTCGCCGGAGTAGGCGAGCGGATTCGGGAGGGTCACGAGCTCTGGCATTCGATGCAGGAGGCCGGGGTCATGGAGCAGACCCTGATGGTTTTCGGCCAGATGAACGAGTCGCCCGGCGTCCGCTTCCGGGTAGGGCTCACGGCACTCGCCTACGCCGAGTACCTGCGGGACACTCTTCAGAAGGAAGTGCTCTTCCTGATGGACAACCTTTTCCGCTTCGTTCAGGCCGGCAGCGAGGTTTCCGGGCTCTTGGGGCGGATGCCGGCGATGGTCGGCTACCAGCCGACCCTTCTGACCGAGGTGGCGGAGCTCGAGGATCGGATCGTCTCGACCCAGCGGGGCAACATCACGGCCGTCCAGGCGGTCTACGTTCCGGCCGACGACATGACCGACCCGGCGGTCATGGCGATCCTGAGCCACCTCGACACGGTGGTGATCCTCTCGCGGGGACAGGCCGCCAAGGGGTTCTACCCGGCGGTCGACCCCCTTCTTTCCACGAGCCGGATGATGGATCGGGCTTTTCTGGGCGATCGCCACTACCGGATCGCCGTCGAGGTCCGGAAGGTCCTCGCCCGGTACAAGGAGCTCGAGGACATCATCAACCTTCTGGGCATGGAGGAGCTTTCCGAGGAGGATCGAAAGACGGTCCTGCGGGCGCGCAAGCTCCAGCGGTACCTGACCCAGCCGTTCTTCACGACCGCAACGCACACCGGGATTCCCGGGCAATCCGTGCCGCTCGAGGAGGTGCTCGACGACTGCGAAGCCTTTCTCCGGGGGGATTGGGACGGCTTGACCGAGGAGCAGTGCTACATGCGCGGGAGCATGAAGGAGCAAAAGAAGGAGGAGCGGAAGAAGGGAGCATGA
- a CDS encoding F0F1 ATP synthase subunit epsilon: MRVFSLILRDPTQMVRRDDVVSLVGADASGSFGILAGHERFLTSLRLGLARFRAEAGDVTYLALAGGLLSFEGNTATICTRHFFLDRDRDRIAQALEGEIEREEADLREMHALARNLEREMLRRLRELGRTASKPML; encoded by the coding sequence ATGAGAGTCTTTTCGCTGATCCTGCGCGATCCGACGCAGATGGTACGGCGGGACGACGTCGTCTCCTTGGTGGGGGCGGACGCCTCGGGAAGCTTCGGAATCCTCGCCGGCCACGAGCGCTTTCTTACCTCTCTGCGGCTGGGATTGGCCCGGTTCCGCGCGGAAGCGGGCGACGTCACCTATCTGGCGCTGGCCGGAGGGCTCCTCTCCTTCGAGGGCAACACGGCGACGATCTGCACCCGGCATTTTTTTCTCGACCGGGACCGGGACCGGATCGCTCAGGCTCTCGAGGGAGAGATCGAGCGGGAAGAAGCCGATCTGCGGGAGATGCACGCCCTTGCACGCAATCTCGAGCGGGAGATGCTCCGCCGGCTCCGGGAGCTCGGCCGGACGGCTTCCAAGCCGATGCTGTAG
- a CDS encoding AtpZ/AtpI family protein — MEGDEKDGKNREVRRKPTEEDRRRLASQVSQDVERMKRAEQEKHRILSSWLTLGTIGLLFILPVVLGAFVGRWLDEHLAGYAIHWTITGILLGVILGAWSVYNHIRPNL; from the coding sequence GTGGAGGGTGACGAAAAGGACGGAAAGAACCGGGAAGTCCGGCGGAAGCCGACGGAAGAAGACCGAAGGCGGCTGGCTAGCCAGGTAAGCCAGGACGTGGAGAGGATGAAGAGGGCCGAACAGGAGAAGCACCGCATTCTTTCCTCCTGGCTCACCCTCGGAACGATCGGTCTTCTCTTCATCCTTCCGGTCGTCCTCGGGGCCTTCGTGGGCCGCTGGCTCGACGAGCACCTGGCGGGCTATGCCATCCACTGGACGATCACGGGGATTCTCTTGGGGGTCATTCTCGGCGCCTGGAGCGTCTACAACCATATCCGACCCAACCTATGA
- a CDS encoding F0F1 ATP synthase subunit A codes for MSSGGLLGQPTFRIGSFAVSESAVTATVLTILLVGAAGWARSRLRLRDPAGWQVVVEAAVQAMDTTVRESIPKAPERVLPLVGALWIYILFANLIGLLPGLHSPTGDLSVTGALAVIVFLAVPYYGLRAEGPAAYLREYFTPMFWMFPFHVMSELTRTLTLAVRLFGNMTGMEVAIGILLLLAGFLVPVAFLFLHLIEALLQAYIFGMLALVYISGGMQALAEKEQ; via the coding sequence ATGAGCTCGGGAGGACTTCTTGGGCAGCCGACTTTCCGGATCGGCTCCTTCGCCGTGAGCGAGTCGGCGGTGACCGCGACGGTGTTGACGATCCTCTTGGTCGGGGCGGCCGGCTGGGCGAGGAGCCGGCTGCGCCTCCGGGATCCCGCCGGCTGGCAAGTCGTCGTCGAGGCGGCGGTCCAAGCGATGGACACTACTGTGCGCGAGTCGATTCCCAAGGCGCCGGAACGCGTCCTGCCGCTGGTCGGGGCGCTCTGGATCTATATTCTTTTCGCCAACCTGATCGGGCTGCTCCCCGGGCTCCATTCCCCGACGGGGGATCTTTCGGTGACGGGGGCCTTGGCGGTGATCGTCTTTCTGGCAGTGCCCTATTACGGGCTGCGCGCCGAGGGCCCGGCCGCCTACCTGCGAGAATATTTTACCCCGATGTTCTGGATGTTCCCTTTTCATGTGATGAGCGAGCTGACCCGAACCTTGACCTTGGCCGTCCGGCTCTTCGGGAACATGACGGGAATGGAGGTCGCCATCGGCATCCTCCTGCTGCTGGCCGGATTCCTGGTGCCGGTCGCCTTTCTTTTTCTCCATCTGATCGAGGCGCTCTTGCAGGCCTACATTTTCGGGATGCTGGCCCTGGTCTACATCTCCGGAGGCATGCAGGCGCTAGCGGAAAAGGAACAATAA
- the atpE gene encoding ATP synthase F0 subunit C, with amino-acid sequence MSELGMFTTLVTALAVLAMGVGVIGPGIGMGMAIAKALEALARQPEAEKSIMRWLLIGLAMIESLAIYVLVIVLIVLFRSPMLDYLLHK; translated from the coding sequence ATGAGCGAGTTGGGCATGTTTACTACCCTTGTGACCGCTTTGGCGGTTCTGGCTATGGGGGTAGGCGTCATCGGGCCAGGGATCGGCATGGGGATGGCGATCGCCAAGGCCCTCGAGGCATTGGCCCGTCAGCCGGAGGCCGAAAAGTCGATCATGCGCTGGCTCTTGATCGGCCTGGCGATGATCGAGTCGCTGGCGATCTACGTGCTGGTCATCGTGCTCATCGTTCTCTTCCGCAGCCCGATGCTCGATTACCTGCTCCATAAGTAG
- a CDS encoding F0F1 ATP synthase subunit delta encodes MSLDWTTFLLQVFNFLVLVWLLRRLLFRPVLRLIAERKEATAKAWEEAERIRKEGEDLRSAYENRMALWEAEKEKARAKLFEEIQAERSRLQAENDRLIREERERARAAEARRLAALSQEAEARALRIASQFASRFLRDLATPDLEAKLIDRAVEEIERLPEAQLAEIRSSVAREGVERMEIRTAFALTEERRERLAKALQKACGKELACESFVDGSLVAGVRAIVGSWMVRANVKDELAFFAAKGGG; translated from the coding sequence GTGAGCTTGGACTGGACGACCTTTCTTCTTCAGGTCTTCAACTTCCTGGTCCTGGTCTGGCTGCTCCGCCGGCTCCTCTTCCGTCCCGTCCTGCGGCTGATCGCGGAGCGGAAGGAAGCGACGGCAAAGGCGTGGGAAGAAGCGGAGAGGATCCGGAAGGAGGGCGAGGATCTCCGGAGCGCCTACGAGAACCGAATGGCCCTCTGGGAAGCGGAAAAGGAGAAGGCGCGCGCCAAGCTTTTCGAGGAGATCCAGGCGGAACGGAGCCGCCTCCAGGCCGAAAATGACCGGCTCATCCGGGAAGAGCGGGAGCGGGCGCGGGCGGCAGAGGCCCGCCGGCTAGCCGCGCTTTCCCAGGAAGCGGAGGCCCGGGCGCTGCGGATCGCCAGTCAGTTCGCCAGCCGCTTTCTCCGCGATCTGGCCACACCGGACCTGGAGGCGAAGCTGATCGACCGGGCGGTCGAGGAGATCGAGCGGCTGCCCGAGGCGCAGCTGGCGGAGATCCGGAGCTCGGTAGCCCGGGAAGGCGTGGAGCGGATGGAGATCCGGACCGCCTTCGCCCTGACGGAAGAGCGGCGTGAGCGGTTGGCGAAAGCCTTGCAGAAAGCCTGCGGAAAGGAGTTGGCCTGCGAATCCTTTGTCGACGGTTCGCTCGTGGCGGGCGTCCGCGCTATCGTCGGCAGCTGGATGGTCCGTGCCAACGTGAAGGACGAGCTGGCATTCTTCGCTGCGAAAGGAGGGGGCTGA
- a CDS encoding F0F1 ATP synthase subunit alpha has translation MPEEKELSPLEQKAKWVERYRFAPEVAEFGRVISVGDGIAWVDGLSSAAIDDLLELEDGSQALVYSLSAESVGVILLVQTSRLTAGTLVHRTGRRLSIPVGDSLLGRVVDPVGNPLDGKPPPAADRTGLLEAPAPAIIDRDYVDQPLYTGNKIVDAMIPIGKGQRELVIGDNGLGKTTFCLDMVINQKGRDVLCVYVLIGQKRSSIVQVVETLRAQGALEYTAVVVAEATALPGLQYLAPFAGCALAEEWMRAGRQTLVIYDDLSQHAQTYRELSLLLRRPPGREAYPGDIFYLHSRLLERSTRLTAAQGGGSLTAIPIVETQQGELASYIPTNLISITDGQVFFEQSLFAAGILPAIDVTRSVSRIGGAAQHPVLRKEAGRMKLDYLQFLELEVFTRFGTKLEASLERRIQRGRLLRELLKQDKLAPVTPEQEFGWLLAFNENLFDPIALDRVRAAQAALFARIDRSGLTLEEPRERWLALAKEVLVPLVPPPPPSPSPRQAASVAA, from the coding sequence ATGCCGGAAGAGAAGGAGCTTTCTCCGCTCGAGCAGAAGGCGAAATGGGTCGAGCGGTACCGGTTCGCGCCGGAGGTGGCCGAATTCGGCCGGGTCATTTCCGTCGGAGATGGGATCGCCTGGGTCGACGGTCTCTCCTCGGCCGCCATCGACGACCTGCTCGAGCTGGAGGACGGGAGCCAGGCGCTGGTCTACAGCCTGAGCGCGGAGTCGGTCGGGGTAATCTTGCTGGTGCAGACGAGTCGGCTGACGGCCGGCACGCTCGTCCACCGGACCGGGCGGCGGCTGAGCATCCCCGTCGGAGATTCGCTCCTGGGGAGGGTGGTCGATCCCGTAGGGAACCCGCTCGACGGGAAGCCGCCCCCCGCTGCCGATCGGACCGGGCTGTTGGAGGCTCCCGCACCGGCGATCATCGACCGGGACTATGTCGATCAGCCCCTCTACACGGGAAACAAGATCGTCGATGCGATGATCCCGATCGGCAAAGGGCAGCGGGAGCTGGTGATCGGGGACAACGGGCTGGGCAAGACGACCTTCTGCCTGGATATGGTCATAAACCAGAAGGGACGGGACGTGCTTTGCGTCTACGTCCTGATCGGCCAGAAGCGATCGAGCATCGTTCAGGTCGTGGAGACGCTCCGGGCGCAGGGCGCCCTGGAATATACGGCGGTCGTGGTGGCCGAGGCGACGGCGCTTCCCGGTCTCCAATACCTGGCGCCCTTCGCCGGCTGCGCCTTGGCCGAGGAGTGGATGCGCGCCGGGAGGCAGACGCTGGTCATCTACGACGATCTTTCCCAGCATGCGCAGACCTATCGGGAGCTCTCGCTCCTCTTGCGTCGGCCCCCGGGGCGGGAGGCCTATCCCGGAGATATCTTCTATCTCCATAGCCGGCTCCTGGAGCGGTCGACGCGCCTGACCGCCGCCCAAGGAGGGGGAAGCCTGACGGCGATCCCGATCGTGGAGACCCAGCAAGGGGAGCTCGCCTCCTACATCCCCACCAACCTGATTTCGATTACCGACGGACAGGTCTTCTTCGAGCAGAGCCTTTTCGCCGCGGGCATCCTGCCGGCGATCGACGTCACCCGATCGGTCTCGCGCATCGGAGGAGCGGCGCAGCATCCGGTGCTGCGCAAGGAGGCCGGGCGGATGAAGCTCGATTATCTCCAATTCCTCGAGCTCGAGGTCTTCACCCGGTTCGGAACCAAGCTCGAGGCATCGCTCGAGAGGAGAATCCAGCGGGGAAGGCTGCTTCGGGAGCTTCTCAAGCAGGATAAGCTCGCTCCGGTGACTCCCGAGCAAGAGTTCGGATGGCTCTTGGCCTTCAACGAGAACCTCTTCGATCCGATCGCGCTCGACCGGGTGCGGGCCGCGCAAGCCGCGCTGTTCGCCCGCATCGACCGGTCGGGCTTGACCCTGGAAGAGCCCCGCGAACGCTGGCTTGCCTTGGCTAAGGAGGTCCTGGTCCCGCTGGTCCCCCCGCCGCCTCCGTCGCCTTCGCCGAGGCAGGCCGCCTCCGTCGCCGCATGA
- a CDS encoding FoF1 ATP synthase subunit gamma, protein MSRRREVLRYRRSLREIGEIMKAMKNMALVEVRKLAKFAGVQRDLIAALEAMAEAFYGSHPELLPPDRPGDRPIYLLLGSERGFCADFNSSLVRFWEERVREVAGKGDYELLLVGARLEARAAGFPKITRALAGPSVWEEVAGFLPRLMAAIRELVERGATGLIVVFHESDRESIEERRLLPLPIAAEKLRKRVPGPAPLLQIPARDFSEDLVETYLLAALHEALYSSLAAENRKRMEHMQNALDQLDKRVAELTNAANRLRQEEITEEIEVILLSAEALRRKEARKRIPRPAG, encoded by the coding sequence ATGAGCCGCCGCCGGGAAGTGCTCCGCTATCGCCGCTCCCTCCGGGAGATCGGCGAGATCATGAAGGCCATGAAGAACATGGCATTGGTCGAGGTGCGCAAGCTCGCCAAATTCGCGGGTGTGCAGCGCGACCTGATCGCGGCGCTGGAGGCGATGGCCGAAGCCTTCTATGGATCCCATCCCGAGCTGCTCCCGCCGGATCGGCCCGGGGATCGGCCTATCTACCTGCTCCTGGGCTCGGAACGGGGCTTTTGCGCCGATTTCAACTCGTCTCTGGTCCGTTTTTGGGAGGAGCGGGTTCGGGAGGTCGCGGGAAAGGGGGATTACGAGCTGCTCCTGGTCGGAGCGCGGCTGGAGGCCCGCGCGGCGGGCTTTCCCAAGATCACTAGAGCTTTGGCGGGGCCGAGCGTCTGGGAGGAAGTCGCCGGCTTTCTCCCGCGCCTGATGGCTGCGATCCGGGAGCTGGTCGAGAGGGGAGCGACCGGACTGATCGTCGTCTTCCACGAGTCCGACCGGGAGTCGATCGAGGAGCGGAGGCTCCTGCCCCTGCCGATCGCGGCCGAAAAGCTCCGGAAGCGGGTTCCGGGGCCGGCTCCCCTGCTGCAGATTCCCGCGCGGGACTTCTCGGAGGATCTGGTCGAGACCTATCTGCTGGCGGCCCTGCACGAGGCACTCTATTCGTCGCTGGCCGCCGAGAACCGGAAGCGGATGGAGCACATGCAGAACGCGCTCGACCAGCTGGACAAGCGGGTCGCCGAGCTGACGAACGCGGCAAACCGGCTCCGTCAGGAGGAGATCACCGAGGAGATCGAGGTGATCCTGCTTTCGGCCGAGGCGCTCCGGCGGAAGGAGGCGCGGAAAAGGATTCCCAGGCCGGCAGGCTAG
- the merR gene encoding Hg(II)-responsive transcriptional regulator, translating into MKNTGEKLTIGGFAKAAGVNVETIRFYQRKGLLREPARPHGGVRRYGAADVARVKFVKSAQRLGFSLKEIADLLRLDDGAHCEEAAQVAENKLKAVREKIADLARIETTLSGLVSACRSQHGHVSCPLIASLQDRADLTRPAPSDRPPGKRRATPVARAAERRPFC; encoded by the coding sequence ATGAAAAACACCGGGGAGAAGCTGACCATCGGCGGTTTTGCCAAGGCGGCCGGAGTCAACGTGGAGACGATCCGGTTCTACCAGCGCAAAGGCCTCCTGCGGGAACCCGCCAGGCCTCACGGGGGCGTCCGCCGCTATGGCGCCGCGGACGTGGCTCGGGTGAAGTTCGTGAAGTCGGCCCAACGGCTCGGATTCAGCTTGAAGGAGATCGCGGACCTGCTGCGGCTGGACGACGGCGCCCATTGCGAGGAAGCCGCCCAGGTGGCCGAGAACAAGCTCAAGGCCGTGCGGGAAAAGATCGCCGATCTGGCACGCATAGAAACCACGCTCTCCGGCCTGGTATCCGCCTGCCGCTCGCAGCACGGGCATGTCTCTTGTCCGCTGATCGCATCGCTGCAAGACAGAGCCGACCTGACGAGGCCGGCACCATCCGATCGGCCGCCGGGGAAAAGACGCGCGACTCCCGTTGCGCGAGCCGCAGAGCGTCGGCCTTTTTGCTAG
- a CDS encoding phosphoketolase: MTPLSAERLAKLDSYWRAANYLAAAQFYLKENPLLREPLRPEHLKPRIRGHWGSAPGLNLIYVHLNRLIQDTGARFLFLTGPGHCASAVLANVYLEGTYTEFYPEMTRDLPGLTRFCRQFSSPGGVPSHVSAMTPGSIHEGGELGYSLLHAFGAAFDNPELIAVAVVSDGEAETGPLSGSWQSINFLNPKRDGAVLPILHVNDGKLSGPTVFGRMEDEELRLLFAGFGYQVLTVAGSDPVKVHPELAQALDEAYGQIRSIQKEARESGVKGRPRWPLILLRTPDGWTGPKEVDGVPLEGTYRSHRSPLMDARENPEHLRLLESWLRSYKPEELFLENGRLRPDLEALAPKGDLRMGASPYANGGKLLVDLDLPDFANYAVAIKPRGTVDAEATRVAGNYIRDVLRRNPNNFRVFCPDETDSNRLGAVFEVTDRCWVSKVLPGDDNLSPDGRVMEVLSEHACEGWLEGYLWTGRHGLLVSYEAFATVLDSMASQHAKWLKLYKEIPWRHPIASLNYLLTSHVWRQEYDGYTHQGPGFIDTLINKKGDVVRIYLPPDANTLLSTLDHCLRSRHYINLIIAEKQPALQWLTIEEARVHCARGASVWSWAGNDGGDPDIVLGCAGDVPTLEAVAAAWLLQTHVPELRVRVVNVVDLMVLSPPAYHPHGMDNQDFVNLFTEEKEVIFAFHGYRRMVHDLVHGRPNPARFHVRGYVEEGTTTTSFDMVVLNEISRYHLAIEALRRVPRLASRAQPAIDLFEAKLAEHRIYVKSHLDDMPEIQNWTWSAPRPAVG, translated from the coding sequence ATGACCCCGCTCTCCGCCGAAAGACTGGCAAAGCTCGACTCCTACTGGCGCGCCGCCAACTACCTGGCCGCGGCTCAATTCTACCTCAAGGAGAATCCCCTGCTCCGGGAACCGCTGCGCCCCGAGCATCTCAAGCCGAGGATCCGCGGCCACTGGGGATCCGCGCCGGGCCTCAACTTGATCTACGTCCACCTCAATCGGCTGATCCAGGATACCGGTGCTCGCTTCCTCTTCCTCACCGGCCCGGGCCACTGCGCTTCCGCCGTCCTGGCCAACGTCTACTTGGAGGGCACCTATACCGAATTCTATCCCGAGATGACCCGCGATTTGCCGGGACTCACCCGGTTCTGCCGGCAGTTTTCCTCGCCGGGAGGCGTGCCGAGCCACGTATCGGCGATGACCCCGGGGTCGATTCACGAAGGCGGAGAGCTCGGCTATTCCCTGCTCCATGCGTTCGGAGCGGCCTTCGACAATCCGGAGCTGATCGCGGTCGCCGTCGTGAGCGACGGCGAGGCGGAGACCGGCCCCCTCTCCGGAAGCTGGCAGTCGATCAACTTCCTCAACCCGAAACGGGACGGGGCGGTGCTGCCGATCCTCCACGTCAACGACGGCAAGCTCTCCGGTCCGACGGTCTTCGGCCGGATGGAGGACGAGGAGCTTCGCCTGCTTTTCGCGGGCTTTGGATACCAGGTGCTCACGGTCGCCGGTTCCGATCCCGTCAAGGTGCATCCCGAATTGGCGCAAGCGCTGGACGAGGCCTACGGGCAGATCCGCTCCATCCAAAAGGAGGCTCGGGAAAGCGGGGTCAAGGGGCGTCCCCGCTGGCCCCTGATCCTGTTGCGGACCCCGGACGGCTGGACGGGTCCCAAGGAGGTCGACGGCGTTCCCCTTGAGGGCACCTACCGGTCCCACCGTTCGCCCTTGATGGACGCGCGCGAGAACCCTGAGCACCTCCGGCTGCTCGAAAGCTGGCTGCGGAGCTACAAGCCCGAAGAGCTCTTCCTGGAGAACGGAAGGCTCCGGCCCGATCTGGAGGCGCTCGCGCCGAAAGGCGACCTCCGGATGGGCGCGAGCCCCTACGCCAACGGAGGAAAGCTCCTGGTCGATCTCGATCTGCCCGACTTCGCCAACTACGCGGTGGCGATCAAGCCGCGCGGGACGGTGGATGCGGAAGCCACGCGGGTGGCGGGCAACTATATCCGCGACGTCCTCCGGCGCAATCCCAACAACTTCCGGGTCTTCTGCCCGGATGAGACCGATTCGAACCGGCTGGGTGCGGTCTTCGAGGTGACCGACCGCTGCTGGGTTTCCAAGGTCCTGCCGGGAGACGACAACCTCTCCCCGGACGGAAGGGTGATGGAGGTCTTAAGCGAGCATGCCTGCGAGGGCTGGCTCGAAGGCTACCTGTGGACCGGGAGGCACGGGCTCCTGGTCTCCTACGAGGCCTTCGCCACCGTGCTCGACTCGATGGCCAGCCAGCATGCGAAATGGCTTAAGCTCTACAAAGAGATTCCTTGGCGCCATCCCATTGCTTCCCTCAACTACCTGCTCACTTCCCATGTCTGGCGGCAGGAGTACGACGGCTACACCCACCAAGGGCCGGGATTCATCGACACCTTAATCAACAAGAAGGGGGACGTCGTCCGGATCTATCTTCCGCCCGACGCAAACACCCTTCTCTCGACACTCGACCACTGCCTGCGCAGCCGGCACTACATCAACCTGATCATCGCCGAGAAGCAGCCGGCGCTCCAATGGTTGACCATCGAGGAGGCCCGGGTGCATTGCGCCCGCGGCGCTTCCGTCTGGAGCTGGGCCGGAAACGATGGAGGGGATCCGGACATTGTTCTCGGATGCGCCGGCGATGTCCCGACGCTGGAAGCGGTCGCCGCCGCCTGGCTGCTCCAGACCCACGTGCCGGAGCTGCGGGTGCGGGTCGTCAACGTCGTCGACCTGATGGTCCTCTCTCCCCCCGCCTACCACCCCCATGGAATGGATAATCAGGATTTCGTCAACCTCTTCACGGAGGAGAAGGAGGTGATCTTCGCCTTCCACGGCTATCGGCGGATGGTCCACGACCTGGTGCACGGACGGCCCAATCCGGCGCGCTTCCACGTGCGGGGCTACGTCGAGGAAGGGACGACGACGACCTCCTTCGACATGGTCGTCCTCAACGAGATAAGCCGGTACCACCTCGCCATCGAAGCGCTCCGCCGCGTCCCCCGGCTCGCCTCGCGCGCCCAGCCGGCGATCGATCTTTTCGAAGCCAAGCTGGCGGAACACCGCATCTACGTGAAAAGCCATCTCGACGACATGCCGGAAATCCAGAATTGGACGTGGAGCGCCCCGCGCCCGGCGGTCGGCTAG